TTGACCAGGCAGGCGTCGGGCTCGAAGCCGAGAAAGCCGGCCTCGGCCGCGGCGGCTTGCGCCAGCTGCAGAAAGGCCTGCGGCATGGCGGGCCAGGGCTGGCCGGAAAGCGGATCGATGCGCGCATAGCGATAGCCGCGCGCGTCGCTGGTCCAGCCCAGCTGTCCGCAATTGGTCAGCGCCACCGACATGGTGTAGCCGCCGGGCGTTTCCATGTGCCGGAAGGGCGCCTGGGCGGTCACGGCATCGACCCCGGCGAGCAGGGCGTCCATCACGGGCAGGGCAAAACCGCGCAGCACCACGGATTGCGGGCCGAGCACGACGCGCCCGCCGTGCGCGGCGCCATCGTCGCCGTTCTCGCCAAACAGGTCCAGGTTGGCAGCCATGTCAGCCTACAGCAGCGGTTCCAGCGGCAGCAGCGACACGAACCAGACCGACAGGCGCTGCCACACCGTGGTGCCGGGTTCGGTGTCGTGCCGTATGGTGTCGCCGTTGCGCTGCTCCAGCCAATAGAGCTGGCCCTTGTCGTCCAGGCAGACGCGGTAGGCGGACTTGGGCAGGTCATTGTCGAACGCGTCGGCGATGCGGCGCGCCAGCGTGGGGCTGTCTATGACGAAGCCCAGTTCGGTGTTGAGCTTGGCCGAGCGCGGGTCGAAGTTGAAGGAGCCGACGAAGATGCGCTGGCCGTCGACGGCGAAGGTCTTGGCATGCAGGCTCGAGCCCGAGCTGCCGAAGGGGCCCATGCTCTTGTTGCGTTCGACTTCGGCGCCCATGCGCTTCATTTCGTAGAGTTCCACGCCGCTGGCCAGCAGGTCCTTGCGGCGCTTGGCGTAGCCGGAATGCACCACGGCGACGTCCGTGGCTTCGAGCGCATTGGTGAGGACCTTGACCTTGATGCCGCTGCGCGCCATTTGTCCGAAGGACTCGGTGCCGACGGCGGTAGGCACGAAATAGGGCGACACCAGTTCGAGATCGGTGGTGGGGGTGCCGATGATTTCATGCAGCTGATGCGGCAGCATCGCCTCGGGTGGCGCGGTGCCCAGCGTCTTGCGCGGATCGTCGCTGACCATGCGCGTGTCGGCCCACTCCAGTGTCAGCTGGCCTTGCAGCAGTTGCTGGATGAAGGGCAGCTTGCGCATGGCGTCGGCATAGGCGGCGGCTTCGGGAGAGCGCTCGACCCGGGTGGCGGCCTGTTCCAGTTCGTCGAGTTCGCCGGGGCTGGTCTTCTTCAGCAGCCGGTCTACCGGGTAGGCAGAGTCGCTGGCCCAGTAGCGGTCGAAATCCGTCGACACGTCATTGACCGCGGCGCCGATGGCCAACACGTCCAGGTCGGTGAAGAGCACGCCGCTGGCCGCGCCGAAGTACTCATCGCCGATGTTGCGCCCGCCGATGATGGTGGCCTGGTTGTCCGCGGTGAAGGACTTGTTGTGCATGCGGCGGTTCAGGCGGCTGAAGTCCGTCACGTAGCCCAGGGACTTGGGCCAGCGCAGCACGAAGGGGTTGTACAGCCGCACCTCGATGTTCGGGTGCGCGTCCAGGGCGGCCAGTTCCTCGTCCAGCCCGGAGGTGCCGTTGTCGTCCAGCAGCAGCCGCACGCGCACGCCGCGGTCGGCCGCGACGTGCAGGGCTTCCAGCAGCATGGTGCCGGTCATGTCCTTGTGCCAGATGTAGTACTGCACGTCCAGGCTGCGCTCGGCGGCGCGCGCCAGCAGCATGCGGGCGGCGAAGGCGTCGTAGGCGTCGGGCAGGGGGTGGATGCCCGATTTGCCGGGATGTTCGGCGGCCAGCGGCGCGATGGCCCGGCCCAGGGCGGTGTCCTGCGACGCCTCGGGCGTCAGGGCGTGGGATACGCTGCGGTTGTCCAGCGGCGGCAAGCCGCAGCCGCTCAGGAGGCTCAGGCAAAGGGCGGTCATCATCAGGGGTTTGGCCAGGTGCATGACCCGTATTGTGCCGAAATCGCGGCGCGGGTTGGTTGCGGCGGCGGTTCGTCCGCGGCGCTTGACGTATTTCCGTATTTGAGAGAAATTCTCTAATATGGAAAATTCAAACGAACCCGACGCCGATCTGGACCGGCGCATCGCCGGCCGGCTCAAGGCGTTGCGCCAGGAGCGCAACTGGTCGCTGGACGAGCTGGCCGCCCGCGCCGGTCTCAGCCGCGCCACCCTGTCGCGCCTGGAGAACGCCGAGGTCAGCCCGACCGCCAGCGCGCTGGGCAAGCTGTGCGCGGCCTATGGCATGACCATGTCGCGCCTGATGCTCATGGTCGAGGACGATTTCGTGCCGCTGGTGCCGCAGCAGGCGCAGGCCGTGTGGGTGGACGCCAGTGCGGGATTCCGCCGCCGCTCGGTGTCACCGCCCGCGCAGCAATTGGCGGGCGAGGTGCTGGCGTGCGAACTGGAGCCCGGCACGCGCATCGCCTACGAGCGGTCGCCCCGGCCGGGGCTTGAACACCATCTGCTGATGCTGGAAGGCGAACTGGCCATCACCGTCGACGGGCAGGCGCATGGCTTGTCGCAGGGCGACTGCCTGCGCTACCAGCTGTTTGGCGCCAGCGAATTCTCAACCCCGCCGCATTGCGGCGCCCGTTATCTGCTCTTCATCGTCTGAGTCCATCATGTCCCATCCGAATCCTGAATTGACCCTGCTGTCGGCGGATGCCGCCGACGTTCTCGTGCCCGAGCTGGCCGAGCTGCTGCGCGCCTGCGTGCAGGGCGGCGCCAGCGTGAGCTTCGTACTGCCGTATTCGTCGGACGAGGCGCAGGCCTTCTGGCGCGCCAAGGTGTTGCCGGCGATCGCCGGCGGCAAGTCCGCGCTGTGGGTGGCGCGCCAGGACGGACGCGTCGCGGGGTCGGTGCAGCTGGATTGGGACACGCCGCCCAATCAACCCCACCGCGCCGAGGTGCGCAAGCTGCTGGTGCATCCGGATTTTCGCCGCCGCGGCATCGCCCGCGCCCTGCTGGCCGAGGCGGAAGCCATGGCGGTGCGTCAGGGCCGCAGCCTGATCACGCTGGACACGCGCACGGGCGATAGCGCCGAGCCGCTGTATGCGTCGCAGGGCTACCAGACGGTGGGAGTGATACCGGGTTTCAGCCGCGATCCGCATGATGCCGCCAAGCTGGACGGCACCACCATCATGTACAAGCAGCTGTAATGGACGCTGCCGCCGCGGGCGGCAGAGGCAGGCCTCAGGCCAGGGGCTTGATGCCCACGCTGTACGGCGGGGCGTTGCCGCGCGCCGGGGCCTTGATCTTCAGCATCGAGCCGCCAGGGGTGAATTCGAACTCCTGGTAGGGCACTTCGAACCATTGATGAAAACTGGTGCGCGAGAATTCCGGCACCCAGACCTTGGCGCGCTTGGCATCGCAGTGGAATTCGACCAGCGTGCGGTCTATGCCCAGCGGACGGGTATTGCCGATGCGGTAGCTGACTTTGAGTTCGGCGCGCGCGGTCGAGCCGGGGCGCCAGGCCAGGCCGACAGATTCCATGAATTTTTCGATCGCCTCGATACCGCGATGCATGACTGACTCCGAATGCGGGCGGGCGCTAGGCCCAAGAAAAGTGCTGTTTCCCGCAGCGCTGCGGCAAACACCCCGAATTATCCGTCATTCCAGGCCCGGGCGTCTCCCGGCTTGCATCCCGTCAATCGGCGCCATTGAGTAAAGCAAATGGACGGCGCGCGGCCAGGCCCGCACCATGGCATCCATGTCCTCTATAAGACCTGCGCGGCCCGCGCCGGTCCGGACGCAAAATCCTAGGAGTCATCATGGCAAATTTCATACTGGCATTGGTCAACGCGGAACTCTCTCTCTTCGGCGTCGAGACGCCCGGCGCGGCGCAGGAACCGTCAGCCGCGCCGCAAGCGGCAAGCGCGCCGGCATTCGATAGCGAGCACTACCGCAGCGCGTTGGGCTGAGCGCGAGCGGAACACAGCATTGCAGGAATAGGCAGGTTTCACGCAAGAACGAGCCTGTACGCGCAGGCTGGCGATTCTTACCATCTCTTCCAGGGTCGGGGCGGCGAGTCCATTGCGGATGCGCTGGCTCCGCCACGCTGCCGGGCGCGTTGCCGGCAGCACACGCAAGGGAAGGGAATCGCATGAATACCGAAAAAATCTGGTTGGTGACGGACGCATCCGCGGGGCTGGGCCTGGTCCTGGTGAAGATGTTGCTGGACTTGGGCCACAAGGTCGCGGCGACCTCGCAGGACGGCGATGCGCTGCTGGACGCGGTGGGCGCCAAGCTGGAGGGGCGGTTCCTGCCCCTGACGGTGGACCTGGCCGATGAGCGCAAGGTGCAACGCGCGGTGGATGCCGCGGTGACTGCCTTCGGCGGGCTGGACGTGGTGGTGAACAACGCGGGCCATGGCCTGCGCGGCGCGCTGGACAGCCTGCCGGACGAGGACTTGCGCGACACCTTCGACATCAATGTGTTCGCCACGCTGAACGTGATCCGCGCGGCCCTGCCACGCATGCGCGCGCAGCGCAGCGGCCACGTGTTCAATATCTCGTCGATCCTGGGCTTTGATGGCGGCCGGGCCGATTGGGGCGCCTATAGCGCCGCCAAGTTCGCCGTCAGCGGCCTGACCGAAGCCCTGGCCGCCGAGGCCGCGCCGTTCGGCATCCGGGTGTCGCTGGTCTATCCAGGCGCGCTGCGCATCGAGGACGGCGAGCAAGCGCCCGAGCAGGCGGCGCGCAATGCGCAGGCGCGCGACGCGGACGGAGATCCGGCCAAGATGGCGCGCACGCTGATCAACGCGGCCCAGGCGCAATATGCGCCCCTGCACCTGTTCCTGGGGCGCGACGCCTTCGACCAGGCGCGCGCCAAGATCCAGACCGTGCAGCAGGAGTTGGCGCGCTGGCGCGAGATGTCCGTGTCGATTGGCTTCGTGGACGAAAGGCGGATGGCCGCCTGACTTTCCGTCCGACGGCCGGTCTCAGGCCGTCCAGCCTTGCACCGCCTGGTAGGCGCCCAGGAGTGCCAGGCTCACCATGAAGCAGCGCTTGAAGGCCTGCGCCGACATCCTGCCGCGCAGCCATGTGCCCAGCGCCATGCCGGCCAGCGCGGGCAGCAGCATCAGCAAGGACGCGCCGGCGTCTTCAGGCGCATAGCCGCCGTTGACGCCCAGGCCGATCGCTAGCGCCACCGTGGACACCGTGAACGAGATGCCCATGGCCTGGATCAGGCCGTCCTTGCCCAGGTTCAGGGCTTGCAGATAAGGCACCGCGGGGATGACGAACACGCCGGTCGCCGCAGTGATGACCCCGGTAATGGCGCCGACCGATACGCCCACCAGCCCTTGATGGCGCCGCGGCGCCCTGGGCGGCGAGCCGAACAGGCCCCAGGCGGCATAAGCCACCAGCGCCAGCCCCAGGCATACGCTGGCCCAATGCCCCGAAGGCGGACCGAGCCACAGCGCACCGCCTATCGTGCCGGCGCAGACGCCGGCCTGCATGGCGCCGATGCGGCGCAGCACCTGGGGCAGCATGGCCCAAGGCCGGGCCTGCCAGAGGTTGGTGATGAGGGACGGCACGATCAGCAATGCCGCGGCCTGGGCCGGGGCCATGACCAGCGCCAGCATGGCCATGGAGATGGTGGGCAGTCCCAGCCCCACGACGCCCTTGACCACGCCGGCCAGGATGAATACCGATACGGTGACGGCAAGCAGCGTCGGCGTGCCGCCGGGAAACAGGTCCAGGAGGTTCATGCGGGCTCGCAGGGGACGGTGAGGCCGTCGCGCGGACGGCCGAACAGGGCGTAGGCAACATCGTCCGCGCCCTTGCCGTCCTGGCGGGCCGCGCGCAGCAGCCACCGCCGTCCCTCGCACAGGTCGGCGCGCAGGGACTCTCCGTAGAGCGCCGGGCCGCCCAGCAGCGCGATGCCCAGCATGCGCTGCGCTGGCGCGTGACCGTCGCTGGCGGCCGCGCGCAGCCACTGTGTCATGGCGGCGTAATCGCCCTGGGTCTGGGCTTCCAGCGCCAGCGCGTATTTCTGCGCGGGCGTGGTGTGCGGGTCCAGGCTGCCGGCTACGGCCAGGCCTGAGCCGTGCAGGCTCAGGGCCAGCAGGACAAGAGCGGGCCAATGGACCCGGTGGCGCTGCGGCGTGATGGTTTTCATGGAATTTCCCTGGATTGGAAGGGGCGAGACTTGATTGTCATCCGCGGCGCCCTGGAACCGGTATCGGGATCTTGCGTAGTTGGCCTATGGCACAGCCTGAGGGTTGCCGTGCTACGCTTTTCGCATGCGATTCGATCTCACCGATCTGCGGCTGTTCCTCAACGTACAGGAAACCGGCTCCATCACTGCGGGAGCCAAGCGCTCCCACATGACGCTGGCATCGGCCAGCGAGCGTATCCGCGGCATGGAGGACACGCTGGGCGTGCCGCTGCTGCTGCGCGAGCCGCGCGGGGTCGAGCCCACGCCGGCGGGCCGCACGCTGGCGCACCATGCGCGCGTGGTGCTGGCGCAGATGGACCGCATGCGCGGCGAGCTGGACCATTACGGCCTGGGATTGAAGGGGCTGGTGCGCGTGCTGTGCAACACCACGGCCTTGAGCGAATACCTGCCGCCGGTGCTGGGCGCGTTTCTCAAGGACCATCCCCGCGTCTCGGTGGACCTGGAGGAACGCTTGAGCCACGAGATCGCCGACGCGTTGCGGGCAGGCACCTGCGATATCGGCGTGCTGGCGGATTCCGCTGACCTGCAGGGCTTGCGCACGCAGACCTTCCGGCATGATCCCCTGACGCTGATCGTGCCGCCGGAGCACGCGCTGGCCGGCCGTCAGTCGGTGCTGCTGGCCGACGTGGCCGACCAGGAGTTCGTCGGGCTGGTCGAGGGCAGCGCCTTGCAGGAACACATCGCGCATCAGGCGCGCCGCGGCGGCAAGGCCTTGTCGTACCGCGTGCGGTTGCGCAGTTTCGATGCCGTGTGCCGGATGGTGGGGCAGGGCGTGGGTATTGCCATCGTGCCGCGCGTGGCGGCGGCGCGCTATGGCCGGGCCGCGGGCGTGCGGCGCGTGGCGCTGGCCGACGATTGGGCCGCGCGCGACCTGGTGCTGTGCGTGCGCGACACGCTGCCGGCCTACGCGGCAGCGCTGGTGGAGTACGCGCTGCGCGACGCGCCTGCGCGCCCGGACCGCTAGGAGCGCGCGAACAGCCGGCGCCAGCCCTGGGCCGGGCGGTCGAACCAGGAGCCCGACGCGACGGCGCCGAGGATGACCAGGCCATAGACGCACATCGCCAGCGCCGCGATGGCGAAGAACAGGCCCATCGATCCCGTCAGGCGCAAGGCAATGGCGCCGGCGCCGATGCCGAGCAGCAGGCGCAGGAACCCCGCGATCAGCGGCCATTTCAGGCGGCCGGCGCCCTGCGAGGCGAAGTACATCGAGAATCCCAGGGCGAAGAAGCCGTAGACCGGGCCGACCGTGCGCAGGTAGCTGGCGCCGGCTTCCAGCATGTGATCCTGCGCGCCGAACAGGCGCAGCCAGGCCTCGGGGAAGAACGCCGCCGCCAGTCCGATGGTCTCGGCCAGCACAAAGGCCATCGCGCCGCCGGTCAGGGCGATGCGCAGCGCGCGTTCGGGCTGGCCCGCGCCGATGTTGGACCCGACCATCGCCACCATGGGCGCGCCCAAGCCGAAGGCGATGGGCATTAGCAGGTATTCCAGGCGCACCGCGATGCCATAGCCGGCGACCGCCGCGGTACCGGCATAGGCGCCGACCAGAGCCGCCGTCAGCGCCACCAGGGCGTTGGTCAGGAGCGGGTTGATGGTGGCCAGCGCGCCCACGCTGAGGATGTTGCGCATCAGGCCCGGATACAGGCGGCTGGGCACCAGCCGCGCGGCATTGCGTCCGCTGGCGCAGTACAGGCCCAGGATCAGCGCGCCCAGGGCGTAGTAGATCACCAGCGCCCAGCCGCCGCCGGCCACGCCCAGCGCGGGAAAAGGCCCCCAGCCGAAGATCAGGCACGGCGACAGCGGGATCAGCAGCAGGGCGCCGCCGCAGATCACGGCGCCGGGCACCAGCATGTTGCCGGTGCCGCGGATGGCGCTGGCGAACGCGTTCATCAGCCACATCAGGACGATGCCGCCGAAGATGACGTCGGAGTAGGCCAGGGCGGCCTCGAGCGCCTCTCCCTCGGCGCCCAGTGCGCGGTACAGCCACGGACCGCCAAGCAGCAGCAGTGCGCAGAACGCCAGGCCCAGCAGGCCGTTGAGCACCACGGCATGCAGTACCAGCTGGTCCGCCTCGCGCTGCCGGCCGCCGCCCAGCGATCTTGCCACCGCGGCCGAGATGCCGCCGCCCATCGCGCCTTGCGACATGTTCTGCATCAGCATCAACACCGGCACCACCAAGGCCACGCCCGCCAGTACCGGCGTGCCCAGGCGCGCCAGGAACCAGGTCTCGATCAATCCCGTGGAAGACTGCGCCAGCATCATCAGGATGTTCGGCCACGCCAGGCGCGCCAGCGTGGGGCCGATGGGCGCGTGCAGCATGGCCTGCAGGCGCGCGTTGGCGGGACGGGGCGGCGGGGGCGCGGACATCGGAAGGAACCCTTGGGTGGCGTTCGAATATTTACGTGCATATGCCAATAAAAGTCAAGATTGAGCTAGACTCGAGTCCATGCCGGCGGTAGCGTTGAGTCCTCGCCGTCCTCCTCTTCCTGCGCCTGTCATGTCCGACGAACAGCCCTCCGTTTCCGCCGCTTCCGTTGCACCCGATCCGTTAGTCTGCAACGGCGCCGCGTTGCGCAAGGCGACCCGGCGCGTGTCGCAGCTGTACGACACGGTGCTGGCTCCCTGCGGCCTGAAGGTGTCGCAGCATTCCATCCTGGTGCACATCGCGCGCGCGGGCACGCCGTCGATGACGGACCTGGCGCGCATCATGGTGCTGGACCGGTCGGCGCTGGCGCACAACCTCAAGCCGCTGGAGCGCGACGGCTACGTGCAGATGTCGCGCGACCCGCTGGACGGCCGCAGCCGCCGCGTGGCGCTGACGGATGCGGGACGCGCCAAGCTGGCGGAATCCAAGCGGCTGTGGAAGGATGCGCAGCGCCGCTTCGAGGCGGCCTACGGCGCCGAGCGCGCGGCCGCGTTGCGGCGTTCGCTGGCCGATATTTTTTCCGACGAGTTTGCGCTGGCCTTCAGCCGCGGCTAGGGCCGCTGGGGGCTTGTTCGCCAGCGGCTGCGGGCCCGGCGCGTAGCCGCCGGCCGCGCGAGCGCAGCCCGGACCCGCCCAACATCAGCACCGCGCCCAGCACGCAAGCCATGCCGGCCAACTGCGCGGGAGCCAGGGACTCGCCCAGCAGTCCGGCGGCAAGCGCTACCGCCGACACCGGCGCCAGCGCGGTGAACAAGGCGGCTTCGGCGCCGTTGACGCGGGCCGCGCCCGCATACCAGAGCAGAAAGCCGCCCACGGTGGGCACCAGCGCGTAGTAGGCCACCGCGGCCACCGCCGGCGCGGGCAAGTCCAGGTTCCAGGGCGCTTCCGCCACGCTCGCCACGGCCGAGAACGCCAGGCCGAAGCCCGTCATGAGCGTCGATAGCGCCAGCGGCGCCACCGGCTGGCGCAGCCGTTTGTTCAACAGGATGAATAGTCCTTCGCACAGCACCGCGCCCAGGATCAGCGCGTTGCCCGCCAGCGAGCGCGCGCCGCCTTGGCCGGCCGAATGGCGCATCATCAGCCAGACGCCGAAGGCGGCGGCGATGATGGCGGCCAGCGTGGCTTTGCCCGGGCGTTCGCCCAGCAGCAGGATGGCAATGGCGGCCGAGACCAGCGGCAAGGTGCCGAGGATGATGCCGCCGTCCACCGCCGACGCGCGCTGCAGCCCAGCGATCAGCAGCGCGGTGTAGCCGACGCTGCCGGCGATGGCCTGGACGGCCAGCAGCAGCCAGTCGCGCCGCTCCAGCCGCGGCAGGCGCGCGCCGGTCAACGCCATCAGCAGCGCGAAGCAGGGCAAGGCGATGGCGAAGCGCAAGGCCGTCGCGGTGAAGGGCGGCAAGCCCGTGCCGATGATCTTGCTGGCGGCTACCGTGCTGCCCACCAGCGCCATGGCGGCCGCCAGATAGCAATAGCCCCGCATTCGATTGTTCATGATCCGATCCGCGCTCTTTCAGAGAGAAGCGCACAGGCTAAGCGGCCGGGCGCGGCCGGGTCTTGAACGAAATTGCAGGGATCAGGCCGCGGCCAGCGCGTAGCGCCGCGGCGATACGCCGTAGGCGCGCACGAACAACCGGGTCATGTGGCTCTGATCGGCAAAGCCGACCGCGGCGGCGGCATCGGCCAGCGCCGAGCCCTGCCGGATCAGGCTGCGCGCGAGCAGCAGGCGCCGCTGCACCTGGTAGGCGTGGGGCGTGAGGCCGGTGTCGCGGGCAAAGGCCCGCAGCACCTGGTAGCGGCTCAGGCCGCTGGCCGTGGCCAGGTCGGCCAGCGACAGCGAGGCCGCCGGGTCGTCGTCGATCAGCGC
The sequence above is drawn from the Achromobacter xylosoxidans genome and encodes:
- a CDS encoding helix-turn-helix domain-containing protein, with the protein product MENSNEPDADLDRRIAGRLKALRQERNWSLDELAARAGLSRATLSRLENAEVSPTASALGKLCAAYGMTMSRLMLMVEDDFVPLVPQQAQAVWVDASAGFRRRSVSPPAQQLAGEVLACELEPGTRIAYERSPRPGLEHHLLMLEGELAITVDGQAHGLSQGDCLRYQLFGASEFSTPPHCGARYLLFIV
- the alkB gene encoding DNA oxidative demethylase AlkB; amino-acid sequence: MAANLDLFGENGDDGAAHGGRVVLGPQSVVLRGFALPVMDALLAGVDAVTAQAPFRHMETPGGYTMSVALTNCGQLGWTSDARGYRYARIDPLSGQPWPAMPQAFLQLAQAAAAEAGFLGFEPDACLVNRYEPGSRLSLHQDRNERDYGAPIVSVSLGMPAMFLFGGDQRADKASRTPLFHGDVAVWGGVDRLRYHGIMPIKDLPHPRLGSQRINFTIRRAG
- a CDS encoding LysR substrate-binding domain-containing protein, with protein sequence MRFDLTDLRLFLNVQETGSITAGAKRSHMTLASASERIRGMEDTLGVPLLLREPRGVEPTPAGRTLAHHARVVLAQMDRMRGELDHYGLGLKGLVRVLCNTTALSEYLPPVLGAFLKDHPRVSVDLEERLSHEIADALRAGTCDIGVLADSADLQGLRTQTFRHDPLTLIVPPEHALAGRQSVLLADVADQEFVGLVEGSALQEHIAHQARRGGKALSYRVRLRSFDAVCRMVGQGVGIAIVPRVAAARYGRAAGVRRVALADDWAARDLVLCVRDTLPAYAAALVEYALRDAPARPDR
- a CDS encoding phospholipase D family protein — translated: MHLAKPLMMTALCLSLLSGCGLPPLDNRSVSHALTPEASQDTALGRAIAPLAAEHPGKSGIHPLPDAYDAFAARMLLARAAERSLDVQYYIWHKDMTGTMLLEALHVAADRGVRVRLLLDDNGTSGLDEELAALDAHPNIEVRLYNPFVLRWPKSLGYVTDFSRLNRRMHNKSFTADNQATIIGGRNIGDEYFGAASGVLFTDLDVLAIGAAVNDVSTDFDRYWASDSAYPVDRLLKKTSPGELDELEQAATRVERSPEAAAYADAMRKLPFIQQLLQGQLTLEWADTRMVSDDPRKTLGTAPPEAMLPHQLHEIIGTPTTDLELVSPYFVPTAVGTESFGQMARSGIKVKVLTNALEATDVAVVHSGYAKRRKDLLASGVELYEMKRMGAEVERNKSMGPFGSSGSSLHAKTFAVDGQRIFVGSFNFDPRSAKLNTELGFVIDSPTLARRIADAFDNDLPKSAYRVCLDDKGQLYWLEQRNGDTIRHDTEPGTTVWQRLSVWFVSLLPLEPLL
- a CDS encoding sel1 repeat family protein, yielding MKTITPQRHRVHWPALVLLALSLHGSGLAVAGSLDPHTTPAQKYALALEAQTQGDYAAMTQWLRAAASDGHAPAQRMLGIALLGGPALYGESLRADLCEGRRWLLRAARQDGKGADDVAYALFGRPRDGLTVPCEPA
- a CDS encoding MarR family winged helix-turn-helix transcriptional regulator translates to MSDEQPSVSAASVAPDPLVCNGAALRKATRRVSQLYDTVLAPCGLKVSQHSILVHIARAGTPSMTDLARIMVLDRSALAHNLKPLERDGYVQMSRDPLDGRSRRVALTDAGRAKLAESKRLWKDAQRRFEAAYGAERAAALRRSLADIFSDEFALAFSRG
- a CDS encoding SDR family NAD(P)-dependent oxidoreductase; amino-acid sequence: MNTEKIWLVTDASAGLGLVLVKMLLDLGHKVAATSQDGDALLDAVGAKLEGRFLPLTVDLADERKVQRAVDAAVTAFGGLDVVVNNAGHGLRGALDSLPDEDLRDTFDINVFATLNVIRAALPRMRAQRSGHVFNISSILGFDGGRADWGAYSAAKFAVSGLTEALAAEAAPFGIRVSLVYPGALRIEDGEQAPEQAARNAQARDADGDPAKMARTLINAAQAQYAPLHLFLGRDAFDQARAKIQTVQQELARWREMSVSIGFVDERRMAA
- a CDS encoding DMT family transporter, giving the protein MNNRMRGYCYLAAAMALVGSTVAASKIIGTGLPPFTATALRFAIALPCFALLMALTGARLPRLERRDWLLLAVQAIAGSVGYTALLIAGLQRASAVDGGIILGTLPLVSAAIAILLLGERPGKATLAAIIAAAFGVWLMMRHSAGQGGARSLAGNALILGAVLCEGLFILLNKRLRQPVAPLALSTLMTGFGLAFSAVASVAEAPWNLDLPAPAVAAVAYYALVPTVGGFLLWYAGAARVNGAEAALFTALAPVSAVALAAGLLGESLAPAQLAGMACVLGAVLMLGGSGLRSRGRRLRAGPAAAGEQAPSGPSRG
- a CDS encoding sulfite exporter TauE/SafE family protein codes for the protein MNLLDLFPGGTPTLLAVTVSVFILAGVVKGVVGLGLPTISMAMLALVMAPAQAAALLIVPSLITNLWQARPWAMLPQVLRRIGAMQAGVCAGTIGGALWLGPPSGHWASVCLGLALVAYAAWGLFGSPPRAPRRHQGLVGVSVGAITGVITAATGVFVIPAVPYLQALNLGKDGLIQAMGISFTVSTVALAIGLGVNGGYAPEDAGASLLMLLPALAGMALGTWLRGRMSAQAFKRCFMVSLALLGAYQAVQGWTA
- a CDS encoding MATE family efflux transporter, producing MSAPPPPRPANARLQAMLHAPIGPTLARLAWPNILMMLAQSSTGLIETWFLARLGTPVLAGVALVVPVLMLMQNMSQGAMGGGISAAVARSLGGGRQREADQLVLHAVVLNGLLGLAFCALLLLGGPWLYRALGAEGEALEAALAYSDVIFGGIVLMWLMNAFASAIRGTGNMLVPGAVICGGALLLIPLSPCLIFGWGPFPALGVAGGGWALVIYYALGALILGLYCASGRNAARLVPSRLYPGLMRNILSVGALATINPLLTNALVALTAALVGAYAGTAAVAGYGIAVRLEYLLMPIAFGLGAPMVAMVGSNIGAGQPERALRIALTGGAMAFVLAETIGLAAAFFPEAWLRLFGAQDHMLEAGASYLRTVGPVYGFFALGFSMYFASQGAGRLKWPLIAGFLRLLLGIGAGAIALRLTGSMGLFFAIAALAMCVYGLVILGAVASGSWFDRPAQGWRRLFARS
- a CDS encoding GNAT family N-acetyltransferase; protein product: MSHPNPELTLLSADAADVLVPELAELLRACVQGGASVSFVLPYSSDEAQAFWRAKVLPAIAGGKSALWVARQDGRVAGSVQLDWDTPPNQPHRAEVRKLLVHPDFRRRGIARALLAEAEAMAVRQGRSLITLDTRTGDSAEPLYASQGYQTVGVIPGFSRDPHDAAKLDGTTIMYKQL